In Afipia sp. GAS231, a single window of DNA contains:
- the xth gene encoding exodeoxyribonuclease III has protein sequence MRIATWNVNSVRQRIEHLVSWLKECSPDIVCLQEIKCVDDAFPRLEIEALGYNVVTHGQKTFNGVALLSKLPFEETKSGLAGDDEDAHARFLEGVVTLKSGVLRIACLYLPNGNPPDTDKYPYKLKWMSRLLEYSRERLKAEEPFVLAGDFNVIPAAADVYNPAAWAGDALFLPQTREAFQSLLGLGLTDALRAVTDAPGQYTFWDYQAGAWQKNWGIRIDHLLLSPQASDRLTNVGIDSYVRAWEKPSDHVPVWADFDLDAG, from the coding sequence ATGCGTATTGCTACGTGGAACGTCAATTCCGTCAGACAGCGGATCGAGCATCTCGTGAGCTGGCTCAAGGAGTGCTCGCCGGACATCGTCTGCCTGCAGGAAATCAAATGCGTCGATGACGCCTTTCCGCGGCTTGAGATCGAGGCGCTGGGCTACAACGTCGTCACCCACGGACAGAAGACTTTCAATGGCGTCGCGCTGTTGTCGAAGCTGCCGTTCGAGGAAACCAAATCGGGCCTGGCCGGCGACGACGAGGATGCCCATGCCCGCTTCCTCGAAGGCGTGGTGACGCTGAAATCAGGCGTGTTGCGCATCGCCTGCCTCTATCTGCCCAATGGCAACCCACCCGATACCGATAAATACCCCTATAAACTCAAATGGATGTCGCGACTTCTTGAGTATTCCCGGGAGCGACTTAAAGCAGAAGAGCCATTCGTTCTCGCCGGCGACTTCAACGTCATTCCGGCCGCAGCCGACGTCTATAACCCCGCCGCCTGGGCCGGCGATGCGTTGTTTCTCCCGCAAACCCGTGAGGCGTTCCAGTCCCTGCTCGGCCTGGGCTTAACCGATGCGCTCCGTGCGGTGACCGACGCGCCGGGCCAGTACACGTTCTGGGATTACCAGGCCGGCGCCTGGCAGAAGAACTGGGGCATCCGGATCGACCATCTGCTGCTGTCGCCGCAGGCCAGCGACCGGCTGACCAATGTCGGCATCGACAGTTATGTGCGCGCCTGGGAGAAGCCGTCGGATCATGTTCCGGTGTGGGCGGATTTCGATCTCGACGCGGGATAG
- a CDS encoding DUF5946 family protein, translated as MEPCPGCKGLFEPREGPVHRYMTSSAACWHAYGIVLQHEYSDPRLLPTHRLSVDTYAVQHPSDGSRQAIQSVGLHLARLMIQLESPLPPRETNDVMLGLGRHKGTLPALTPPDRYEVTVAGVVAEAGGPRHAEAVHSWARSTWQVWAPHHPFIREWVRTTRAVGSHGGR; from the coding sequence GTGGAGCCCTGTCCAGGATGCAAGGGACTGTTCGAACCACGCGAAGGCCCGGTGCATCGCTACATGACGTCGTCGGCCGCCTGCTGGCATGCCTATGGTATCGTCTTGCAGCACGAATACAGCGATCCGCGTCTGCTACCGACCCATCGGCTCAGCGTCGACACTTACGCCGTGCAGCATCCCAGTGACGGCTCCCGGCAGGCGATCCAGTCCGTTGGACTTCACCTCGCACGCTTGATGATCCAGCTGGAATCGCCGTTACCGCCGCGCGAGACCAATGACGTCATGCTTGGATTGGGCCGGCACAAGGGCACGCTCCCTGCCCTGACGCCGCCCGACCGTTACGAGGTCACGGTCGCGGGTGTCGTTGCCGAGGCCGGAGGCCCGCGTCACGCCGAAGCCGTGCATTCATGGGCGCGCAGCACCTGGCAGGTCTGGGCGCCGCATCATCCGTTCATTCGCGAATGGGTTCGCACGACGAGAGCAGTCGGGAGCCACGGCGGTAGATAG
- a CDS encoding tetratricopeptide repeat protein, which produces MRTSRRIILALMLGAAPVAAPGFAFDGAPVTQDVTLPTVSQPAAAALNAQALKKVAAPATAAAVPAPSLNSLQYAAEGGHPVAQWKLGRMYADGDGVAQDDVRAFEYFSRIANAHAEDSPSAPQAAIVANAFVALGRYYLNGIPNSKIKADTERAREMFSYAASYFGNADAQYDLARLYLKTPDASRDDFRYGARWLGLAAQKGQHQAQAMLGQMLFNGDRLPRQAARGLMWLTLARDSATPDEAWIKESYNRAITKASDDDRAMALQMLEHWVQGRKD; this is translated from the coding sequence ATGCGGACATCTAGGCGTATCATTCTTGCGTTGATGCTGGGGGCCGCGCCGGTGGCCGCTCCCGGATTCGCGTTTGATGGTGCGCCCGTCACCCAGGATGTCACGCTTCCGACGGTGTCGCAGCCGGCCGCAGCAGCCCTCAATGCTCAGGCGCTGAAGAAGGTCGCGGCGCCTGCAACCGCGGCTGCCGTTCCCGCGCCAAGCCTGAATTCGCTGCAGTACGCCGCCGAGGGCGGTCATCCCGTGGCGCAGTGGAAGCTCGGCCGGATGTATGCCGACGGCGATGGCGTCGCTCAGGACGACGTCCGCGCGTTCGAATATTTCAGCCGCATCGCCAATGCGCATGCCGAAGACAGCCCGTCGGCGCCGCAGGCGGCGATCGTCGCCAATGCTTTCGTCGCACTCGGCCGCTACTACCTCAACGGCATTCCGAATTCGAAGATCAAGGCCGATACCGAGCGGGCGCGGGAGATGTTCTCCTACGCCGCCTCCTATTTCGGCAATGCGGACGCACAATACGATCTGGCACGGCTCTATCTGAAGACCCCGGACGCCTCGCGGGATGATTTCCGCTATGGCGCGCGCTGGCTCGGTCTGGCCGCCCAGAAGGGGCAGCATCAGGCGCAGGCGATGCTCGGCCAGATGCTGTTCAATGGTGACCGGCTGCCGCGTCAGGCCGCCCGCGGGTTGATGTGGCTGACCTTGGCGCGCGACAGCGCCACGCCGGACGAAGCCTGGATCAAGGAAAGCTACAACCGGGCGATCACCAAGGCGTCCGATGACGACCGCGCCATGGCGCTGCAGATGCTCGAGCACTGGGTGCAGGGTCGCAAGGACTAA
- the ilvD gene encoding dihydroxy-acid dehydratase produces the protein MDAKTNIKGRLPSRHVTEGPERAPHRSYLYAMGLTTQQIHQPFVGVASCWNEAAPCNISLMRQAQAVKKGVASAGGTPREFCTITVTDGIAMGHDGMRSSLPSRECIADSVELTIRGHAYDALVGLAGCDKSLPGMMMAMVRLNVPSIFIYGGSILPGNFRGQQVTVQDMFEAVGKHSVGEMSDADLDEIERVACPSAGACGAQFTANTMATVSEAIGLALPYSAGAPAPYEIRDAFCTAAGEKVMELIALNIRPRDIVTRKALENAAAVVAASGGSTNAALHLPAIAHECGIKFDLFDVAEIFKKTPYVADLKPGGRYVAKDMFEVGGIPLLMKTLLDNGHLHGDCITVTGRTIAENLKSVKWNPHQDVVRSADKPITVTGGVVGLKGNLAPEGAIVKVAGMSKLKFTGPARCFDREEDAFESVQKKTYKEGEVIVIRYEGPRGGPGMREMLSTTAALTGQGMGGKVALITDGRFSGATRGFCIGHVGPEAAVGGPIALLQDGDIIEIDADVGTLNVKLSDAELEKRKTKWQPRATNHTSGALWKYAQQVGPAVDGAVTHPGGAHEKQCYADI, from the coding sequence ATGGACGCCAAGACCAACATCAAGGGCAGGTTGCCGAGCCGTCACGTGACGGAGGGGCCCGAGCGCGCGCCGCATCGGTCGTACCTGTACGCGATGGGTCTGACCACCCAGCAGATCCACCAGCCCTTCGTCGGCGTGGCGTCGTGCTGGAACGAGGCCGCCCCCTGCAACATTTCGCTGATGCGCCAGGCCCAGGCGGTGAAGAAGGGCGTTGCGTCTGCCGGCGGCACCCCGCGCGAATTCTGCACCATCACCGTGACGGACGGCATCGCCATGGGCCATGACGGCATGCGTTCGTCGCTGCCGTCGCGCGAATGCATCGCCGACTCCGTCGAGCTGACCATCCGCGGCCATGCCTATGACGCCCTGGTTGGCCTGGCCGGCTGCGACAAGTCGCTGCCTGGCATGATGATGGCGATGGTCCGGCTCAACGTGCCCTCGATCTTCATCTATGGCGGCTCGATCCTGCCCGGCAATTTCCGTGGCCAGCAGGTCACCGTGCAGGACATGTTCGAGGCCGTCGGCAAGCATTCGGTCGGCGAGATGTCGGATGCCGATCTGGACGAAATCGAGCGGGTGGCGTGCCCCTCAGCCGGCGCGTGCGGCGCACAATTCACCGCCAACACCATGGCGACGGTGTCCGAGGCGATCGGGCTGGCGCTGCCCTATTCGGCCGGCGCGCCTGCGCCTTACGAGATCCGCGACGCGTTTTGCACCGCCGCCGGCGAGAAGGTCATGGAGCTGATCGCCCTCAATATTCGCCCGCGGGACATCGTCACCCGGAAGGCCCTGGAGAATGCCGCCGCTGTGGTTGCGGCCTCCGGAGGCTCGACCAATGCTGCGCTGCACCTGCCGGCGATCGCGCATGAATGTGGAATCAAATTTGACTTATTCGACGTCGCCGAAATCTTCAAAAAGACTCCGTATGTCGCCGATTTGAAGCCGGGTGGCCGTTATGTTGCCAAAGACATGTTTGAAGTTGGCGGCATACCGCTTCTGATGAAGACGCTGCTCGATAATGGCCATCTGCACGGAGATTGCATTACCGTCACGGGCCGGACGATCGCCGAAAACCTCAAGAGCGTGAAATGGAATCCGCACCAGGATGTGGTGCGATCCGCCGACAAGCCGATCACCGTCACAGGCGGTGTGGTTGGCTTGAAGGGTAATCTCGCACCGGAGGGCGCGATCGTGAAGGTCGCCGGCATGTCGAAGCTCAAATTTACCGGCCCGGCGCGCTGCTTCGACCGCGAGGAAGATGCCTTCGAGTCGGTCCAGAAGAAAACCTACAAAGAGGGCGAGGTCATCGTGATCCGCTATGAGGGGCCGCGCGGCGGCCCCGGCATGCGGGAAATGCTGTCCACGACGGCGGCGCTGACCGGGCAGGGCATGGGCGGCAAGGTCGCCCTGATCACGGATGGCCGGTTCTCCGGCGCTACCCGCGGGTTCTGCATCGGCCATGTCGGGCCGGAAGCGGCCGTAGGCGGCCCGATCGCACTGTTGCAGGATGGTGACATCATCGAGATCGACGCCGACGTCGGCACCCTTAACGTAAAATTGAGCGACGCCGAACTCGAAAAACGTAAGACCAAATGGCAGCCCCGCGCGACTAACCACACGTCGGGTGCGCTGTGGAAATATGCCCAGCAGGTTGGGCCGGCAGTGGATGGGGCTGTAACCCATCCGGGCGGTGCGCACGAGAAACAGTGTTATGCGGACATCTAG
- a CDS encoding cytochrome P450: MNFQTDFASQDYFRNPAAALERLRAQGPVVRVQIPIIGEVWATTTQALADRVLKDTETFTIRKDDGTVAGLQWWMPKVIRTLANSMLSMDDPGHKRLRDIVDEAFRRRAVLGMEPHIQAIGDKLADELFTEGSPCDLVDRYARKLPLAVISELLGLPPDDRPKFIAWASGFTRFTGILGFLAAIPNILAMRRYMERHVETVRQSGGEGLIAEIVRVEKEGGQISRDEIVAMIFLLLFAGHETTTHLISGSAHELLKNPELRDWLEQDWSRLDLAVEEFLRFLTPVQFTKPRYVRRDVELDGVRLRKGDKVMAMLAAANMDPLANAHPERLDLQRRPNRHIAFGTGIHFCLGHQLARLEAKCALKSLFQRWPGLKLAVDETEIRWRGRPGFKAIERLPVQPGSPER; the protein is encoded by the coding sequence ATGAACTTTCAGACCGACTTCGCCAGCCAGGACTACTTTCGCAATCCCGCGGCCGCGCTCGAAAGATTGCGTGCGCAGGGGCCGGTGGTTCGGGTGCAGATCCCCATCATCGGCGAGGTCTGGGCCACGACGACGCAGGCGCTGGCGGACCGGGTGTTGAAGGACACCGAAACGTTCACCATCCGCAAGGACGACGGCACCGTCGCCGGACTGCAGTGGTGGATGCCCAAGGTGATCCGGACGCTCGCCAACAGCATGCTGTCGATGGACGATCCCGGACACAAGCGGTTGCGCGACATCGTCGACGAGGCCTTTCGCCGGCGCGCGGTGCTCGGGATGGAACCGCACATTCAGGCCATCGGGGACAAGCTCGCCGACGAATTGTTCACCGAAGGCAGCCCGTGCGATCTGGTCGATCGCTATGCGCGCAAGCTGCCGCTGGCGGTGATCTCCGAACTGCTCGGGCTTCCGCCGGATGATCGGCCGAAATTCATTGCCTGGGCCAGCGGTTTCACCCGCTTCACCGGCATACTCGGATTTCTCGCAGCGATTCCGAATATATTGGCGATGCGGCGCTACATGGAACGGCATGTCGAAACCGTCAGGCAATCCGGTGGCGAGGGGCTGATCGCCGAAATCGTGCGGGTCGAAAAGGAGGGCGGACAGATCAGCCGCGATGAAATCGTCGCGATGATTTTCCTGCTGCTGTTTGCAGGCCACGAGACCACGACGCACCTGATCAGCGGATCCGCGCACGAGCTCTTGAAAAACCCTGAACTCCGCGACTGGCTCGAACAGGATTGGAGCCGTCTCGATCTGGCGGTCGAGGAGTTCTTGCGGTTTCTCACCCCGGTGCAATTCACCAAGCCGCGTTACGTCAGACGCGACGTCGAACTCGACGGCGTCCGGTTGCGCAAGGGCGACAAGGTCATGGCGATGCTGGCAGCCGCCAACATGGATCCGTTGGCGAACGCCCATCCAGAGCGCCTCGACCTGCAACGCAGGCCTAACCGCCATATCGCCTTCGGCACCGGCATTCATTTCTGCCTCGGCCATCAGCTCGCGCGCCTCGAAGCCAAGTGTGCGCTGAAATCCCTGTTTCAGCGCTGGCCCGGCCTGAAGCTGGCGGTCGATGAGACGGAAATCCGATGGCGGGGACGCCCGGGCTTCAAGGCCATCGAACGGCTACCGGTGCAGCCGGGCTCCCCGGAGAGGTAA
- a CDS encoding IS110 family transposase, whose amino-acid sequence MMAQNGLVVVGIDVAKDKVDACIRELALRQTYPSTAQGHRKLVAWLRKHKVNRAVMEASGGYERDWGKVLRLAGIAVRIVDPKRVRSFAQSAGRLAKNDTIDAEMIAWFAETFSEAPGQVHDAAREELQALVKARLNLVDLKIRLEAQNEHAAPGQARKARTRILKSLLEEIAKLEVAISAQVRATPHLAERAEIVESVPGFAETSSANLIAGMPELGQVSDEIAAALLGVAPYDDDSGKRRGERHIKGGRRWVRNALYMPCLGAATQNNPVFKAYYQRLLAKGKEPKVALVACMRKLIIILNTMIARRQKWDPSRYALN is encoded by the coding sequence ATGATGGCACAAAATGGTCTCGTTGTCGTCGGCATCGATGTAGCAAAGGACAAGGTCGATGCGTGCATTCGCGAGTTGGCGCTGCGGCAGACGTATCCGAGCACTGCCCAGGGTCATCGCAAGCTGGTTGCCTGGCTTCGCAAGCACAAGGTGAACAGGGCGGTGATGGAGGCCAGCGGCGGCTATGAGCGCGATTGGGGGAAGGTGCTCCGCCTGGCCGGCATCGCCGTACGGATCGTCGACCCCAAGCGAGTCCGCAGCTTTGCGCAGTCGGCCGGACGCCTGGCCAAGAACGATACGATTGATGCAGAGATGATCGCTTGGTTCGCAGAGACGTTCAGCGAGGCGCCGGGCCAAGTGCACGATGCCGCGCGCGAAGAGCTGCAGGCGCTGGTGAAAGCTCGTCTCAATCTGGTCGATCTCAAGATACGACTGGAAGCTCAAAACGAGCATGCTGCACCAGGACAGGCTCGGAAAGCGCGGACCCGTATCTTGAAGAGCTTGCTCGAGGAAATTGCCAAGCTCGAAGTCGCGATCTCGGCCCAGGTCAGGGCCACACCTCATCTTGCCGAACGCGCCGAGATCGTCGAGAGCGTGCCGGGCTTTGCCGAAACGAGCTCAGCGAACCTCATTGCTGGAATGCCGGAGCTTGGGCAAGTGAGCGACGAGATCGCCGCGGCGTTGTTAGGCGTTGCCCCTTATGACGATGATAGCGGAAAGCGCCGCGGCGAACGCCACATCAAGGGCGGCCGCCGTTGGGTCCGAAACGCCCTCTACATGCCGTGCCTCGGCGCGGCCACACAGAACAATCCTGTCTTCAAGGCCTACTATCAACGGCTACTTGCCAAGGGGAAGGAGCCGAAGGTTGCGCTCGTCGCCTGCATGCGAAAGCTGATCATCATCCTCAACACAATGATCGCACGCCGGCAGAAATGGGATCCCAGCCGTTACGCACTGAATTGA
- a CDS encoding argininosuccinate lyase, whose product MPSSSGDLNAGSRGGGRSVEFFDQINKASIVMLEEGGLVPHPMAASIADGIGQVIAKESASGSPRSADYLDFEPKLMAVVGQDASRLHIGRSRQDIGATIARMSLRDGLLSEYEALVASRKKLLAIAGQHKQTVIPAYTHGVQAQPTTFAHYLLAWESAVARLCERLQQAYQRINNSPLGAAALGTSSFPIDRKRLAVLLGFDGLIENSYDANHIASTDSSLEVASALQISAIQLGQFAQDLHAQYAAPSPWLMLSEGKLTGVSSLMPQKRNPAALEQLRTQCSIMVGDMQTVFLLSHNNRPGMFDSRSYDPVPSTRPLQVYGLFLEVLDGLVVDRDRALAEVNADYATTSGIADALLRTADVPFRIGHHYASTLTNYGRSHGLKLNEIPYAEAARIYEAEAKQDFPLDEAEFKQTISAEQMVFGSRGIGGPQLAEVTRMLADGHSKMKPDLDWLKSRKDRLAAAESALNTAVAALAADARANGSASR is encoded by the coding sequence ATGCCGTCATCCTCCGGGGACCTTAACGCGGGCTCTCGGGGCGGTGGACGGTCGGTCGAATTCTTCGACCAAATCAATAAAGCGTCGATCGTCATGCTGGAGGAGGGCGGACTTGTGCCGCATCCGATGGCCGCCAGCATTGCGGACGGGATCGGGCAGGTGATCGCCAAGGAGAGCGCCTCGGGATCCCCACGCTCCGCCGACTACCTCGATTTCGAACCCAAATTGATGGCCGTCGTCGGTCAGGATGCCTCGCGGCTTCACATCGGGAGAAGCCGGCAGGACATCGGCGCGACCATCGCACGCATGTCTTTGCGCGACGGACTTCTCAGCGAATACGAAGCTCTGGTGGCTTCGCGCAAAAAGCTTCTCGCCATTGCCGGCCAGCACAAGCAAACCGTCATTCCCGCTTACACCCATGGTGTGCAGGCGCAGCCGACCACGTTTGCGCACTATCTGCTGGCGTGGGAGTCGGCGGTGGCGCGCCTCTGCGAGCGGCTGCAACAGGCCTACCAGCGGATCAACAACAGCCCGCTCGGCGCGGCTGCGCTGGGGACATCCAGCTTTCCGATCGACCGGAAGCGGCTCGCCGTCCTGCTGGGCTTTGATGGACTGATCGAGAATTCCTACGACGCCAACCATATTGCTTCGACGGATAGCAGCCTTGAGGTTGCGAGCGCGTTGCAAATCTCCGCGATCCAATTGGGACAGTTCGCGCAGGACCTGCATGCGCAATACGCCGCGCCGTCGCCGTGGTTGATGCTGTCGGAAGGAAAACTCACCGGGGTCAGCAGCCTCATGCCGCAGAAACGGAATCCGGCCGCGCTCGAGCAACTTCGAACCCAGTGCAGTATCATGGTCGGCGACATGCAGACCGTGTTCCTGCTGTCGCACAACAATCGCCCCGGCATGTTCGACTCCCGCAGCTATGATCCCGTTCCGAGCACGAGGCCGCTGCAGGTCTATGGACTTTTCCTTGAGGTCCTCGACGGTCTTGTGGTCGACAGGGATCGCGCACTGGCCGAGGTGAATGCCGACTACGCGACGACATCAGGAATCGCGGATGCGCTTTTGCGGACCGCCGACGTGCCTTTCCGCATCGGTCATCACTACGCATCGACGCTGACCAATTACGGCCGTTCCCACGGCCTCAAACTGAATGAAATTCCTTATGCAGAGGCTGCACGCATCTATGAAGCAGAAGCGAAGCAGGACTTTCCGCTTGATGAAGCCGAATTCAAGCAAACGATCAGTGCCGAACAGATGGTGTTCGGCAGCAGGGGTATCGGCGGACCGCAACTTGCCGAGGTGACCCGGATGCTTGCCGATGGGCACAGCAAAATGAAGCCAGACCTTGATTGGCTGAAGTCTCGGAAAGATCGTTTGGCTGCCGCCGAGTCCGCGCTCAACACAGCCGTTGCCGCGTTGGCTGCGGACGCGCGTGCAAACGGCTCCGCCAGTCGCTGA
- a CDS encoding class I mannose-6-phosphate isomerase produces the protein MTIELASVEIKQKPWGSTNLLPWSDTSTDGKPVGELWFQRTDATAPDTALLLKLLFTTEPLSIQVHPDDAFARSIGLANGKTEAWYILSAGPDARIALGLKHMLSSPALRSAIADGSIVDMVQWHPARAGDVVFVPAGTIHAIGAGIVLAEIQQRSDATFRLFDYGRQRELHIDSAVVAAIAGPADRQPPPMQFDEARKAVVVDAHFVLEQVEFLPGSIWTIEVEREAWLLAIGGFARIGSVKVAPGEAIFLEGDRADIEVGDRGLKALLAYIGPDVNPGALKQRYDKTGHHPSLTPSIAAIPENFQPKAPEVQT, from the coding sequence GTGACGATCGAATTAGCGAGCGTAGAAATCAAACAAAAGCCGTGGGGAAGCACCAATCTGCTTCCATGGAGCGACACGTCGACGGACGGCAAGCCGGTCGGCGAATTATGGTTTCAACGCACCGACGCCACAGCGCCGGATACGGCATTGCTGCTCAAGCTGCTGTTCACGACGGAGCCGCTGTCCATTCAGGTCCATCCCGACGATGCCTTCGCGCGGTCGATCGGCTTGGCCAACGGCAAGACCGAGGCGTGGTACATTCTTTCCGCCGGACCGGACGCCCGGATCGCCCTCGGCCTGAAGCACATGCTGTCCTCGCCGGCGTTGCGATCGGCGATCGCGGACGGTTCGATCGTCGATATGGTGCAGTGGCATCCCGCGCGCGCGGGTGACGTTGTTTTTGTGCCGGCCGGCACTATTCACGCGATCGGCGCCGGCATCGTTCTTGCGGAAATTCAGCAGCGAAGCGACGCGACCTTCCGGCTTTTTGACTACGGCCGGCAGCGGGAGTTGCATATCGACAGCGCCGTCGTTGCAGCCATCGCCGGCCCTGCCGATCGCCAGCCTCCTCCCATGCAATTCGATGAAGCGAGGAAGGCCGTTGTGGTCGACGCGCATTTTGTCCTGGAGCAGGTCGAATTTCTTCCCGGCTCGATCTGGACGATCGAAGTTGAGAGGGAAGCCTGGCTTCTCGCCATTGGCGGATTCGCCCGAATTGGGTCGGTCAAGGTCGCTCCGGGCGAAGCCATCTTTTTGGAAGGCGACCGCGCCGACATCGAGGTCGGCGACCGAGGCCTGAAGGCGTTGCTGGCCTACATCGGCCCCGATGTGAATCCGGGGGCGCTCAAACAACGGTACGACAAAACCGGACATCATCCGTCCCTGACGCCGTCGATCGCCGCTATACCGGAAAATTTCCAGCCCAAAGCACCGGAGGTGCAAACGTGA
- a CDS encoding glycosyltransferase family 4 protein: protein MTAPNRIAFIGNSLPRRCGIATFTTDLQNAVAAARGDLETVIVAMTDHGQIYDYPSTVGFQINDNRPEDYIRAAEFLNSGRFDAVSLQHEFGIFGGEAGSHILALLSRLTIPVVTTLHTVLSEPTKAQRDVLVRIIGISSRVVVMAEKGRELLRAVYQVPDEKIEIIPHGIPEFAFVEPDDAKAKLGFSDRAVILTFGLLSPNKGIDVMIDAMPSILKTRPDAVYVVLGATHPNLVRDQGEAYRASLVAHARAAGVENHVVFLDQFVDQKTLLEFISMSDVYVTPYLNEAQMTSGTLAYSFGLGKAVVSTPYWHARELLADGRGILVPFGDAAALGVEISKLLTNDVLRQAMRKRAYSSSRSMTWERTAERYMAVFAAAGRRHRLKTIAGSDTSTLLRDRSALPEMRIDHFLAMCDDTGLLQHAVHSVPDRAHGYCVDDNARALLLACALNSPGEQRLSEVLTARFAAFVQHAWNPDTKRFRNFMGFNRCWLEDSGSEDSHGRTLWALGVCALTDANSSRRTWAASLFAEAMAGADQLRSPRAWAFVLLGLDAYCSAVTEDARAATLRLLLADRLISVFDAVETGDWVWFEEGLAYDNARLPQALILAGMATRNPIYLETGLKSLRWLVKQQTSAAGQFRPVGTEGFGETRRRPRAFDQQPLEATATIAACLAAWQADHDVAWKAEAARVFAWFLGSNDLSVSLVDLETGSCRDGLHPDRPNENRGGESVVSYLLGLSEIRQVARLGESRAKPTPLVA, encoded by the coding sequence GTGACGGCTCCAAACCGCATAGCGTTCATCGGTAATTCGCTGCCGCGCCGGTGTGGCATCGCGACGTTCACCACCGATCTGCAAAACGCCGTGGCGGCCGCGCGCGGCGATCTGGAAACGGTCATCGTGGCAATGACCGATCATGGCCAGATCTACGATTATCCATCCACCGTCGGATTCCAGATCAACGACAATCGTCCCGAAGACTATATCCGCGCGGCGGAGTTCCTGAACAGCGGCCGGTTCGATGCCGTTTCGCTGCAGCACGAGTTCGGCATCTTCGGCGGCGAGGCCGGCAGTCACATTCTGGCGCTGCTGTCGCGCCTGACCATACCTGTCGTGACGACGCTTCACACCGTTCTGTCCGAACCCACGAAGGCGCAGCGTGACGTCCTCGTCCGCATCATCGGCATTTCGTCGCGTGTGGTGGTGATGGCCGAGAAAGGCCGCGAGCTGCTGCGGGCCGTCTACCAGGTGCCGGACGAAAAGATCGAGATCATTCCGCACGGAATTCCTGAGTTTGCATTTGTCGAACCCGACGACGCGAAGGCCAAACTCGGGTTCAGCGACAGGGCGGTCATTCTGACATTCGGACTGCTTTCGCCGAACAAGGGAATAGACGTCATGATCGACGCCATGCCGTCGATCCTGAAAACGCGGCCTGATGCGGTGTACGTGGTGCTTGGCGCGACCCATCCCAACCTGGTGCGGGATCAGGGCGAAGCCTATCGCGCCAGCCTGGTAGCGCATGCGCGCGCGGCCGGCGTCGAAAACCACGTGGTATTCCTGGACCAGTTCGTCGACCAGAAGACGCTGCTCGAATTCATCTCCATGAGCGACGTCTATGTCACCCCGTATCTCAACGAAGCCCAGATGACCTCTGGCACGCTGGCCTATAGCTTCGGCCTCGGGAAAGCCGTCGTTTCGACCCCCTACTGGCATGCGCGCGAACTGCTGGCCGACGGCCGCGGCATATTGGTGCCGTTCGGCGACGCCGCGGCCCTTGGTGTCGAGATCTCCAAGCTGCTGACGAACGATGTCCTGCGGCAGGCCATGCGCAAGCGCGCCTATTCGAGCAGTCGCTCGATGACGTGGGAACGGACCGCCGAGCGCTATATGGCCGTGTTCGCGGCCGCCGGGCGGAGACATCGGCTGAAGACGATTGCGGGTTCTGACACCAGCACGCTGCTGCGCGACAGAAGCGCCCTGCCGGAAATGCGCATCGATCATTTCCTGGCGATGTGCGACGACACCGGCCTGCTCCAGCATGCCGTGCACAGCGTGCCGGATCGCGCGCACGGCTACTGCGTTGACGACAACGCCCGCGCGCTTCTGCTGGCATGCGCGCTCAACAGTCCCGGCGAGCAACGGTTGTCCGAAGTATTGACGGCCCGATTTGCCGCTTTCGTCCAGCATGCCTGGAATCCTGATACAAAGCGGTTTCGGAACTTCATGGGATTCAATCGCTGCTGGCTGGAGGATTCCGGATCGGAAGACAGCCACGGACGGACCCTGTGGGCTTTGGGCGTCTGCGCCCTCACCGACGCCAATTCGTCTCGGCGGACATGGGCCGCTTCGCTGTTTGCCGAGGCGATGGCAGGCGCCGACCAACTCCGCTCGCCGCGTGCGTGGGCATTTGTCCTGCTGGGACTTGACGCCTATTGCTCGGCCGTCACGGAAGATGCCCGCGCCGCTACCTTGCGCCTTCTCCTGGCAGACCGCTTGATCTCAGTGTTCGACGCGGTCGAAACCGGGGACTGGGTCTGGTTCGAGGAAGGGCTCGCCTACGACAACGCCCGCCTGCCGCAAGCGCTGATCCTGGCCGGCATGGCCACCAGGAATCCGATCTATCTGGAGACCGGACTGAAGTCTCTGCGCTGGCTTGTGAAACAGCAGACATCCGCGGCCGGCCAATTCCGTCCGGTCGGCACCGAAGGCTTCGGCGAGACGCGACGGCGGCCACGGGCCTTCGATCAGCAGCCGCTGGAAGCGACGGCCACCATTGCCGCCTGCCTCGCGGCGTGGCAGGCCGATCATGATGTCGCTTGGAAAGCCGAAGCTGCACGCGTGTTCGCCTGGTTCCTGGGCAGCAACGACCTCTCGGTCTCCCTCGTCGATCTGGAAACGGGAAGTTGTCGCGACGGCCTGCATCCCGATCGTCCCAACGAGAACCGGGGCGGAGAATCGGTGGTGTCGTACCTGCTCGGCCTTTCCGAAATTCGACAGGTAGCCCGTCTCGGCGAAAGCCGCGCCAAGCCAACGCCTTTGGTCGCTTGA